The Camelina sativa cultivar DH55 chromosome 14, Cs, whole genome shotgun sequence genome includes a window with the following:
- the LOC104741813 gene encoding putative cellulose synthase-like protein D6, with protein MSGESPLRHPRISHVSNSGSDFGSKEDYTSYIVQVPPTPDNNPASLSIVLCDIDPNPVTVPTAPGDTDSGSSCKDDEPDQTDLRNSEEEEEEEDEEEDTLLYKISHPLTRIVKISPLIIALYRTLIVVRVVSLGLFLTWRIRNPNNKAIWLWLLSVICEIWFAFSWLLDQIPKLFPVNHGTDIEALKETFEPSSEPDKPTEKSDLPGIDVFVSTADAEKEPPLVTANTILSILSVDYPVQKLSCYLSDDGGSLLTFEAMAEAASFAKTWVPFCRKHNIEPRNPESYFGLKRDPYKGMVRHDFVRDRRYVKRGYEEFKVRVNALSHSIRRRSDAFNSKEEMKALEKWKHWKIRVEEDQFKEPRPALVAPKATWMSDGTHWPGTWAVPCPHHSRGDHASVIQVLLDPPGDKPVMGRGGEGRTLDFEGIDIRLPMLVYVSREKRPGYDHNKKAGAMNALVRASAIMSNGPFILNLDCDHYVYNSKAFRNGICFMMDGDGDRVCYVQFPQRFEGIDPSDRYANNNTVFFDINLRALDGIQGPMYVGTGCLFRRTALYGFNPPDVFVAYEEPSGCFDCCFPRIKKRRPATVASEPERYIDVEDEDRVDISLIPKQFGSSSMLVSSVKVAEFQGRPLASIHSSRRGRPPGSLTGSREPLDVAMVNEAVNVISCWYEDKTEWGINVGWIYGSVTEDVVTGFRMHEKGWRSFYCVTEPDAFRGTAPINLTDRLHQVLRWATGSVEIFFSRNNAIFAGRKLKFLQRISYLNVGIYPFTSIFILTYCFLPPLSLFSGHFVVETLTGSFLVYLLIITLSLCGLAVLEVKWSGISLEEWWRNEQFWLIGGTSAHLVAVLQGILKVIAGIEISFTLTSKSSTGGDDEEDDFADLYLFKWTSLMILPLTIIILNIVAILFAVCRTVFSEKPQWSNLLGGTFFAAWVLLHMYPFAKGLMGRGGRTPTIVYVWSGLIAICLSLLYITIKNSDIDGGWFLVT; from the exons ATGTCCGGAGAATCTCCTTTAAGACATCCCAGAATCAGCCACGTGTCAAACTCCGGCAGCGATTTCGGAAGCAAGGAAGATTACACCAGTTACATCGTCCAGGTCCCTCCGACGCCGGACAACAACCCGGCGTCTCTTTCAATCGTTCTCTGTGACATCGATCCAAATCCGGTGACGGTTCCGACCGCTCCTGGAGACACCGATTCCGGTTCATCTTGCAAAGACGAcgaaccggatcaaaccgatcTGAGaaacagtgaagaagaagaagaagaagaagacgaagaagaggataCCTTGCTTTACAAGATATCGCATCCTTTAACTCGTATCGTTAAAATCTCTCCGCTCATCATCGCTCTTTATCG gACTCTAATAGTTGTTCGAGTTGTATCTCTTGGTCTGTTTCTCACCTGGAGAATCAGAAACCCAAACAACAAAGCAATATGGTTATGGTTACTCTCTGTAATCTGCGAAATCTGGTTTGCTTTCTCTTGGTTACTCGACCAAATACCTAAGTTGTTCCCTGTGAACCACGGAACCGATATCGAAGCCTTAAAGGAGACATTCGAACCGTCATCAGAGCCCGATAAACCGACCGAGAAATCGGATCTTCCGGGTATTGATGTGTTTGTCTCAACGGCTGATGCAGAGAAAGAGCCTCCACTAGTTACAGCCAACACAATCCTATCCATTTTATCCGTTGACTATCCTGTTCAGAAGCTCTCTTGTTATCTCTCAGATGATGGAGGATCGCTTCTTACCTTTGAAGCAATGGCTGAAGCGGCTAGCTTTGCGAAAACATGGGTGCCGTTTTGCAGGAAACATAACATCGAGCCGAGGAATCCGGAGAGTTACTTTGGTTTGAAGAGGGATCCTTATAAGGGAATGGTGAGGCATGATTTTGTTAGAGATCGACGGTATGTGAAACGAGGTTACGAGGAGTTTAAGGTTCGGGTTAATGCGCTGTCTCATTCCATTAGAAGGAGATCGGATGCGTTTAATagcaaagaagagatgaaagctTTAGAGAAATGGAAGCATTGGAAGATTAGAGTTGAAGAGGACCAATTCAAGGAGCCAAGGCCTGCTTTAGTAGCTCCTAAAGCTACTTGGATGAGCGATGGAACTCACTGGCCAGGTACTTGGGCGGTCCCATGTCCGCACCATTCCAGAGGTGATCACGCTAGTGTCATACAG GTGTTACTTGATCCTCCTGGAGACAAACCAGTTATGGGGAGAGGTGGTGAAGGGCGCACACTTGATTTTGAAGGGATAGACATTCGTTTACCGATGCTTGTTTACGTGAGCCGCGAGAAACGACCTGGCTATGACCATAACAAGAAGGCAGGAGCTATGAATGCTTTGGTACGAGCCTCGGCTATAATGTCTAATGGACCGTTCATCTTGAACTTGGACTGTGACCATTATGTCTACAACTCTAAAGCATTTAGAAATGGGATCTGTTTCATGATGGACGGTGATGGTGACCGCGTTTGCTATGTTCAGTTTCCGCAGAGGTTTGAAGGAATCGATCCTTCTGACCGCTATGCTAACAACAATACTGTCTTCTTTGACATTAATCTGCGGGCTCTCGATGGGATCCAAGGTCCAATGTACGTCGGAACAGGATGCCTCTTCCGTCGAACCGCGCTTTACGGTTTCAACCCGCCTGATGTTTTTGTGGCGTACGAAGAACCATCTGGTTGTTTCGACTGCTGTTTCCCGCGGATCAAGAAACGTAGGCCCGCAACCGTAGCTTCTGAACCAGAGCGCTACATTGACGTCGAGGACGAAGATCGGGTTGATATCAGTTTGATTCCAAAGCAGTTCGGTAGCTCGAGTATGCTAGTGAGTTCAGTTAAGGTCGCGGAGTTTCAAGGTAGGCCTCTAGCTTCGATTCACTCGAGCAGACGCGGACGTCCTCCTGGTTCTTTAACCGGAAGTCGTGAACCGCTTGATGTTGCGATGGTAAACGAGGCGGTTAACGTGATCTCTTGCTGGTACGAGGACAAAACAGAATGGGGAATCAATGTCGGATGGATCTACGGATCAGTAACCGAAGATGTCGTGACCGGTTTTCGAATGCACGAAAAAGGATGGAGATCATTCTATTGTGTAACGGAGCCAGACGCATTCCGCGGGACGGCGCCTATAAACCTAACTGACCGGCTCCACCAGGTTCTCCGTTGGGCCACTGGTTCAGTCGAGATCTTCTTCTCCCGAAACAACGCTATCTTCGCGGGTCGGAAACTCAAATTCCTCCAGAGAATATCTTACCTCAACGTTGGAATATACCCATTCACAAGCATTTTCATCTTAACCTATTGCTTCCTCCCGCCGTTATCTCTCTTCTCTGGTCACTTCGTTGTTGAAACACTAACCGGATCATTCCTCGTTTACCTTTTGATAATCACATTGTCTCTCTGTGGATTAGCTGTTCTTGAAGTCAAGTGGTCAGGTATCTCTTTAGAAGAGTGGTGGAGAAACGAACAGTTCTGGTTAATAGGCGGCACTAGCGCACATTTAGTTGCGGTGCTTCAAGGTATACTCAAAGTCATAGCCGGAATCGAAATCTCATTCACCTTGACTTCAAAATCTTCAACAGGAGGAGATGACGAAGAGGATGATTTCGCTGATCTTTATCTCTTTAAATGGACTTCTCTGATGATTCTCCCGCTGACTATCATAATCTTGAACATCGTAGCGATACTTTTCGCGGTTTGTAGGACTGTTTTCAGTGAGAAACCACAGTGGAGTAATCTTCTTGGTGGGACTTTCTTTGCTGCTTGGGTGTTGCTTCATATGTATCCGTTTGCGAAAGGTTTGAtgggaagaggaggaagaacacCGACAATTGTGTATGTTTGGTCAGGACTTATCGCTATTTGCTTGTCTCTTCTCTATATTACTATCAAGAATTCGGACATTGATGGAGGATGGTTTCTGGTGACTTAG
- the LOC104741814 gene encoding protein ABHD17C-like isoform X1, with translation MGCMFSHLAAKFAFFPPSPPTYHLTKTPDGKLSAVSSASSSSSTFPSAGDPSLDVKVVKTRRGNKVTAFYLRNPSARLTLLYSHGNAADLGQLFDLFVQLKVNLRVNLMGYDYSGYGASTGKPSEYDTYADIEAVYECLQKDYGVGQEDLILYGQSVGSGPTLHLASKLPRLRGVVLHSGILSGLRVLCHVKFKFCCDIYSNVNKIKKVKCPVLVIHGTEDDVVNWLHGNRLWKMAKEPYEPLWIKGGGHCNLEIYPDYIRHLYRFIKDMENTNTKSRLKKIWQEIRRRDESTGCCSSGLCRPSCSCHKPRCPKPGCSCGCGCGGCRCFKCSCPSFKGCFSCCKKPSCASSCCCPKFKCCCFGKPKCPKCSCWKCFKCPDSECCRSCCCFAGCFSWLCCCGCGGGRRKEGERESRGTTTVAKSEG, from the exons ATGGGGTGCATGTTCTCTCACCTCGCCGCCAAATTCGCTTTTTTCCCACCTTCTCCTCCAACCTACCACCTCACCAAAACCCCCGACGGCAAACTCTCCGCCGTCTCCTccgcttcctcctcctcctctacttTTCCCTCCGCCGGAGACCCATCTCTCGACGTGAAAGTGGTGAAGACTAGACGCGGCAACAAAGTAACAGCTTTTTACCTGAGAAACCCTAGCGCAAGACTCACGCTTCTCTATTCTCATGGGAATGCCGCAGATTTGGGACAACTCTTCGATCTCTTCGTCCAACTCAAAGTCAATCTCCGAGTCAACCTCATggg GTATGATTATTCAGGCTATGGAGCTTCTACCGGTAAG CCGAGTGAGTACGATACATATGCGGATATAGAGGCGGTTTACGAGTGTCTGCAGAAGGATTATGGGGTTGGGCAAGAAGATTTGATCTTGTATGGTCAATCAGTTGGCAGTGGACCGACGTTGCACCTTGCCTCTAAGCTTCCACGGCTTAGAGGTGTGGTTCTTCATAGCGGCATTCTCTCTGGTCTCCGTGTTCTATGTCATGTCAAGTTCAAGTTTTGTTGTGACATTTATTCG AACGTAAACAAGATAAAGAAGGTGAAATGCCCGGTTCTTGTCATACAC GGAACGGAAGACGATGTGGTGAATTGGTTACACGGAAACAGGCTCTGGAAAATGGCGAAGGAACCATATGAACCTCTCTGGATTAAAGGTGGTGGACATTGCAACCTCGAGATCTATCCGGACTACATTAGACATCTCTACCGGTTTATAAAAGACATGGAGAATACAAACACTAAGTCTCGTCTCAAAAAGATTTGGCAAGAAATCCGTAGGCGAGACGAATCCACAGGATGTTGTAGTTCCGGACTGTGCAGACCTAGCTGCAGCTGTCACAAACCTCGATGTCCGAAACCCGGCTGCAGTTGTGGTTGCGGTTGCGGCGGATGCCGTTGTTTCAAGTGTTCGTGTCCGTCATTTAAGGGATGTTTCTCTTGCTGCAAGAAACCGAGCTGTGCAAGTAGTTGTTGCTGTCCTAAGTTCAAATGCTGCTGTTTTGGAAAGCCAAAATGTCCAAAATGCTCTTGTTGGAAATGTTTTAAATGCCCCGACTCTGAGTGTTGTCGGAGTTGTTGTTGCTTTGCCGGTTGTTTTAGCTGGCTGTGTTGCTGCGGGTGCGGCGGAGGGAGGAGGAAGGAGGGGGAGAGGGAGAGTAGAGGGACTACTACGGTGGCTAAGAGTGAAGGGTAA
- the LOC104741814 gene encoding uncharacterized protein LOC104741814 isoform X2 → MGMPQIWDNSSISSSNSKSISESTSWGMIIQAMELLPPSEYDTYADIEAVYECLQKDYGVGQEDLILYGQSVGSGPTLHLASKLPRLRGVVLHSGILSGLRVLCHVKFKFCCDIYSNVNKIKKVKCPVLVIHGTEDDVVNWLHGNRLWKMAKEPYEPLWIKGGGHCNLEIYPDYIRHLYRFIKDMENTNTKSRLKKIWQEIRRRDESTGCCSSGLCRPSCSCHKPRCPKPGCSCGCGCGGCRCFKCSCPSFKGCFSCCKKPSCASSCCCPKFKCCCFGKPKCPKCSCWKCFKCPDSECCRSCCCFAGCFSWLCCCGCGGGRRKEGERESRGTTTVAKSEG, encoded by the exons ATGGGAATGCCGCAGATTTGGGACAACTCTTCGATCTCTTCGTCCAACTCAAAGTCAATCTCCGAGTCAACCTCATggg GTATGATTATTCAGGCTATGGAGCTTCTACCG CCGAGTGAGTACGATACATATGCGGATATAGAGGCGGTTTACGAGTGTCTGCAGAAGGATTATGGGGTTGGGCAAGAAGATTTGATCTTGTATGGTCAATCAGTTGGCAGTGGACCGACGTTGCACCTTGCCTCTAAGCTTCCACGGCTTAGAGGTGTGGTTCTTCATAGCGGCATTCTCTCTGGTCTCCGTGTTCTATGTCATGTCAAGTTCAAGTTTTGTTGTGACATTTATTCG AACGTAAACAAGATAAAGAAGGTGAAATGCCCGGTTCTTGTCATACAC GGAACGGAAGACGATGTGGTGAATTGGTTACACGGAAACAGGCTCTGGAAAATGGCGAAGGAACCATATGAACCTCTCTGGATTAAAGGTGGTGGACATTGCAACCTCGAGATCTATCCGGACTACATTAGACATCTCTACCGGTTTATAAAAGACATGGAGAATACAAACACTAAGTCTCGTCTCAAAAAGATTTGGCAAGAAATCCGTAGGCGAGACGAATCCACAGGATGTTGTAGTTCCGGACTGTGCAGACCTAGCTGCAGCTGTCACAAACCTCGATGTCCGAAACCCGGCTGCAGTTGTGGTTGCGGTTGCGGCGGATGCCGTTGTTTCAAGTGTTCGTGTCCGTCATTTAAGGGATGTTTCTCTTGCTGCAAGAAACCGAGCTGTGCAAGTAGTTGTTGCTGTCCTAAGTTCAAATGCTGCTGTTTTGGAAAGCCAAAATGTCCAAAATGCTCTTGTTGGAAATGTTTTAAATGCCCCGACTCTGAGTGTTGTCGGAGTTGTTGTTGCTTTGCCGGTTGTTTTAGCTGGCTGTGTTGCTGCGGGTGCGGCGGAGGGAGGAGGAAGGAGGGGGAGAGGGAGAGTAGAGGGACTACTACGGTGGCTAAGAGTGAAGGGTAA